From the genome of Bactrocera oleae isolate idBacOlea1 chromosome 2, idBacOlea1, whole genome shotgun sequence, one region includes:
- the Nup43 gene encoding nucleoporin Nup43 yields the protein MDTRMNTFFVSEKISKTRWLPDNLQASERFLTGSWDMPSNFVRLWRLQQNQYADDYNEFVPRCSDKQSFNSDITGIEFITTDLAVVSSCDGRITVLEIKCAVEDDILQQNAQSEVLHKFTASGDAAPCVAVSVFEREIASVGEDGRLNLISANDVKKIRRTLEADSIALTAVKYVNPHEVLTANRMGVIRMFDTRATDEEVAVTAFMTSCEDERRPNYVSALTSHPTQPHIVLAGSEEGSITVWDLRQPGYPASYLSAHTSAITEIGFHHREPSKLFTASECGELWLWQQQSDIGMTNMEKPIAENVNPWLNGERAKNRINVTCLISNLRKPINTLDASGSKLICGSDSEAIYLIDNIY from the exons ATGGACACCAGaatgaatacattttttgtttcggAAAAAATATCCAAAACACGCTGGCTTCCGGATAATTTACAAGCAAGCGAACGTTTCTTAACTGGCAGCTGGGATATGCCTTCAAATTTTGTGCGTTTGTGGCGTTTACAGCAGAACCAATATGCCGATGACTATAATGAATTTGTGCCGCGCTGTAGTGACAAACAATCCTTCAATAGTGACATTACGGGGATCGAATTCATTACCACCGATTTAGCTGTCGTCAGTAGCTGTGATG GTCGCATAACAGTACTGGAAATTAAGTGTGCAGTTGAAGACGATATTTTGCAACAAAACGCTCAAAGTGAAGTCCTCCACAAATTTACCGCAAGTGGTGATGCGGCGCCTTGTGTGGCAGTATCGGTAtttgaaagagagatagcttcAGTTGGCGAAGATGGTCGGTTGAATCTGATCAGTGCTAATGATGTGAAAAAAATACGACGCACTCTTGAAGCAGACAGCATTGCACTAACAGCTGTCAAATACGTTAATCCACATGAGGTGCTTACTGCAAATCGTATGGGTGTCATACGCATGTTCGATACCAGAGCAACTGATGAAGAGGTAGCTGTGACGGCTTTCATGACATCGTGTGAAGACGAGAGACGGCCGAATTACGTATCTGCACTCACCTCACATCCCACCCAACCGCATATTGTACTAGCCGGATCCGAGGAGGGCTCCATTACCGTATGGGATCTTCGTCAACCCGGCTATCCGGCATCTTACTTAAGTGCACACACCAGCGCTATAACGGAAATTGGGTTTCATCATAGAGAACCTTCGAAACTCTTCACAGCTTCTGAGTGTGGCGAATTATGGTTGTGGCAGCAGCAATCTGACATTGGCATGACAAATATGGAAAAACCGATAGCTGAAAATGTTAATCCTTGGCTAAATGGCGAGCGCGCAAAGAATCGAATTAATGTTACATGTTTAATTTCCAATTTGCGAAAACCTATCAATACATTGGACGCAAGCGGCTCGAAGCTAATCTGCGGCAGTGATAGTgaagcaatttatttaattgataatatatactAA
- the hmw gene encoding cilia- and flagella-associated protein 97, whose protein sequence is MSDELNSDEDRYANESFENDTDEIPEISETESESEIEPEMVPSNSSLYAYARSRFSGRKGSLQNKNYVPYDSSSEDDQDVVISETIAEINTEPMCMDDAIKAPKISFKAALTRRSSSARMMGNKRMLVEPLSIVEIPNTAPTVSNDVSNGEVSDNDDDDATVEVPIENETEVLHKFKDLSCIHNESSQEEDDVLLACNALQPHDEPPDIGSRKEIDVHTNSLDISSGEKLKENMVNFADIASVNDSPPKDNDNELVEYEPSIDVHITSETPTSFNSEEYAFHLNFLRTCGSSDKLKMRSNPRKSWSFSNDRMREIERHNHILLRKILSQKPTYHLATSKTTKFATLPPTTRITSAAINRKKKQRQIDLDNQGLKRRIEAITLRRPTLQHLN, encoded by the exons ATGTCTGATGAATTGAATTCAGATGAAGACCGATACGCGAACGAGTCTTTCGAAAATGACACGGATGAGATACCCGAAATATCTGAAACGGAGAGTGAGAGTGAAATCGAACCGGAAATGGTGCCATCTAATAGCTCG CTCTATGCTTACGCAAGAAGCCGTTTTAGCGGACGCAAGGGTTCATTACAAAACAAGAATTACGTGCCCTACGATAGTTCCTCCGAGGACGATCAAGATGTTGTAATCAGTGAGACTATCGCTGAAATTAACACCGAACCCATGTGCATGGATGACGCTATTAAAGCgcccaaaatttcttttaagGCAGCGCTAACTCGGCGCAGCAGCTCGGCGAGAATGATGGGAAACAAGAGAATGCTTGTTGAACCACTATCTATTGTGGAAATACCAAATACTGCTCCCACCGTCAGTAATGATGTGAGTAATGGCGAAGTCTCGGACAATGACGATGACGATGCGACAGTTGAAGTGCCCATAGAAAATGAGACCGAGGTGCTTCACAAATTTAAAGACTTAAGTTGTATTCATAACGAGTCAAGCCAGGAAGAGGATGATGTATTGTTGGCGTGCAATGCTCTGCAACCGCATGACGAACCCCCTGACATTGGTTCACGCAAAGAGATAGATGTGCACACGAATTCGCTTGACATATCATCAGGAgagaaattgaaagaaaatatggTGAATTTTGCGGACATTGCTAGCGTAAATGATAGTCCGCCAAAGGATAATGATAATGAGCTTGTGGAATATGAGCCAAGTATTGATGTACATATTACTAGCGAAACTCCGACTAGTTTCAATTCAGAGGAGTATGCCTTCCATTTGAACTTCTTGAGGACGTGTGGATCAAGTGATAAACTGAA AATGCGATCGAATCCCCGCAAAAGCTGGAGCTTTTCCAACGATCGAATGCGGGAAATTGAGCGCCACAACCATATTTTGCTACGAAAAATACTCTCACAGAAGCCAACTTACCATTTGGCTACATCAAAAACTACCAAA TTCGCTACATTACCCCCCACAACGCGTATCACTAGCGCAGCCATTAACCGAAAGAAGAAGCAACGACAAATTGATCTTGATAATCAAGGGCTTAAGCGCCgcatcgaagctataacactTCGGCGTCCCACACTgcaacatttaaattaa
- the LOC106614807 gene encoding patj homolog isoform X2: MVLSTEWSQVEVIDLINDGNGLGFILVGGRSTGVVIKALTPGGIAERDGRLQCGDHLLQIGDVNLRGFSSEQVATVLRQTGAQVRLIVARPVEPTAIDLQTLASHAPIIPTKLLSDPEELSRHLFQNPSFATSATGVGVGGGSGMGGSCFLPTPDTELADLPLPPIPTDLPLSATAAARACPKDLDIVPFSIVSPSPPPLLSLPSPPTTIATTLGTTDTLSSLHQQQFDITTTNTTNTIINYSKTTQLEQIETVIAGVDAGTSTNAPDAAHIDADRCSTASSNYIDSPETETYEVELHKNVYGLGITVAGYVCEEEDLSGIFVKSIIEGSAAEVSERIQINDRIVAVDGRSLAGVTNHQAVEILRNTDIEVHLTLERFLRGRKYEHLQNALTELKGDTQSQSSLPASPSIATLSWLPPRSDADSVATEGGIVMLEFSDFPSRETVDSNMSYMLDRSDHSGISSAKRQKTPTTPTAKHIANGKATHINGSNDIDSDDHDSATLALQMQSTEWQAPTISEPPVKQPNDGHKKSVSSVTATTAAAPATKTAVTVTTTLTVPAVAATTTITATTLAAKPAASTLAPPNVETLKLTWKSLGISLEGTVDVECGIEKRPHHYIRSILEDGPVGRQGILKPGDELLQVNEYKLQGLKHTDVVKILKELPTHVKLICARGPTAPSVINTSQNPEAFETRSLLPGGHQSLQNLLTKAQSESSLYTSSTATLTDQQRSKSLENVSGLALWSSDVTTIEIEKSEQGFGFSILDYQDPMDAEGTVIVIRGLIRGGAAEATNEIFPGDRLVSVGEHTLHGLDLDEAVAILKGMPVGKTKLGICRPLSTSDSNIASPAEEADSPST, encoded by the exons ATGGTCTTAAGTACAGAATGGTCTCAGGTGGAAGTTATCGATCTGATAAATGATGGTAATGGCTTGGGCTTCATATTGGTCGGTGGACGCAGCACTGGTGTTGTAATAAAGGCGTTGACGCCGGGCGGCATTGCGGAACGTGATGGTCGTTTGCAATGTGGTGATCATTTGTTGCAAATTGGCGATGTGAACTTGCGTGGCTTCAGTTCCGAGCAAGTAGCAACGGTTCTTCGTCAGACTGGAGCTCAGGTTCGACTGATTGTTGCGAGGCCGGTGGAGCCGACAGCCATCGATTTACAAACGTTGGCCAGTCATGCGCCAATTATTCCAACTAAGCTCCTCTCCGACCCAGAAGAACTGTCACGACATCTCTTTCAAAATCCCAGTTTTGCTACTAGTGCTACAGGCGTTGGAGTTGGCGGCGGCAGCGGCATGGGCGGCAGCTGCTTCCTGCCAACGCCGGACACTGAACTAGCCGATTTGCCACTGCCACCCATACCAACTGATTTACCATTATCTGCAACCGCAGCGGCGCGCGCATGTCCCAAGGACTTGGACATCGTACCATTCTCGATTGTATCACCGTCACCGCCACCCCTTTTGTCTCTACCATCCCCGCCAACCACAATAGCAACGACACTCGGCACAACGGATACATTGAGCTCACTACACCAGCAGCAATTTGACATCACCACCACCAATACAACCAACACCATCATAAATTACTCAAAAACCACTCAATTGGAACAAATTGAGACTGTGATAGCTGGCGTAGATGCCGGCACCTCAACGAATGCACCGGATGCAGCGCATATTGATGCCGATCGCTGCTCCACGGCGTCATCGAATTACATCGATTCACCCGAAACAGAAACGTATGAGGTAGAGTTGCATAAGAATGTCTACGGTCTTGGGATAACTGTAGCCGGCTATGTTTGTGAAGAAGAGGACCTTTCGggtatatttgtgaaaagtatCATAGAAGGCAGTGCCGCAGAGGTGAGTGAGCGCATTCAAATCAACGATCGTATCGTTGCTGTAGACGGCCGTTCACTTGCGGGCGTTACCAACCACCAAGCGGTGGAGATACTCCGGAATACTGACATCGAAGTCCATTTGACACTGGAACGCTTCTTGCGTGGACGCAAGTATGAACATTTGCAAAATGCACTCACGGAATTGAAAGGAGACACGCAATCACAAAGTTCACTGCCTGCATCACCTTCGATAGCAACACTTTCTTGGCTGCCACCACGTTCCGATGCCGATTCTGTGGCCACTGAAGGCGGTATTGTTATGCTGGAGTTTTCTGACTTCCCATCACGCGAAACTGTTGACTCTAATATGTCATACATGCTCGATCGCAGCGATCATAGCGGCATTAGCAGTGCCAAGCGGCAAAAGACGCCAACAACGCCTACGGCGAAACACATAGCCAACGGCAAAGCAACGCATATCAATGGAAGCAATGACATTGATAGTGATGATCACGACTCAGCAACGCTGGCGCTTCAAATGCAGTCGACAGAATGGCAGGCGCCTACAATATCGGAGCCACCAGTAAAACAGCCAAATGATGGTCATAAGAAATCTGTAAGCTCCGTGACTGCAACAACTGCAGCGGCACCGGCAACAAAAACGGCGGTGACGGTGACAACAACATTAACAGTGCCTGCGGTGGCAGCAACCACAACGATAACGGCAACAACGTTAGCCGCCAAGCCCGCCGCTTCAACCTTAGCCCCGCCCAATGTGGAGACGCTGAAGCTGACCTGGAAAA GTCTAGGAATCAGCCTGGAGGGCACCGTGGATGTTGAATGCGGCATTGAAAAGCGTCCACATCATTATATACGCTCTATCCTGGAAGATGGGCCTGTGGGGCGACAAGGCATACTCAAACCGGGTGACGAGCTACTGCAAGTGAACGAATATAAATTGCAAGGCCTTAAGCATACTGACGTAGTTAAGATACTGAAAGAACTGCCAACACACGTGAAGCTGATATGTGCGCGAGGTCCCACCGCACCATCCGTAATAAACACATCGCAAAATCCAGAGGCTTTCGAAACGCGCTCTCTACTACCAGGTGGCCATCAGAGCCTGCAAAATCTGCTGACCAAAGCACAATCGGAGAGTTCCCTATACACATCAAGCACTGCCACGCTGACCGACCAGCAACGTTCCAAATCATTGGAGAATGTTTCGGGTTTGGCGCTTTGGAGCAGCGACGTCACTACCATCGAAATCGAGAAATCCGAACAAGGTTTCGGTTTCTCTATACTTGACTACCAAGATCCGATGGATGCCGAAGGTACTGTAATTGTGATACGAGGTCTTATACGTGGTGGCGCAGCAGAAGCGACCAACGAGATATTTCCCGGAGATCGATTGGTCAGCGTCGGCGAACACACACTGCACGGACTCGATTTGGACGAGGCAGTGGCGATACTCAAAGGCATGCCAGTGGGAAAAACCAAATTGGGCATTTGCAGACCACTCTCAACATCGGACAGCAATATAGCGTCGCCAGCGGAGGAGGCCGACTCGCCAAGCACATAG
- the LOC106614807 gene encoding patj homolog isoform X1, which yields MVLSTEWSQVEVIDLINDGNGLGFILVGGRSTGVVIKALTPGGIAERDGRLQCGDHLLQIGDVNLRGFSSEQVATVLRQTGAQVRLIVARPVEPTAIDLQTLASHAPIIPTKLLSDPEELSRHLFQNPSFATSATGVGVGGGSGMGGSCFLPTPDTELADLPLPPIPTDLPLSATAAARACPKDLDIVPFSIVSPSPPPLLSLPSPPTTIATTLGTTDTLSSLHQQQFDITTTNTTNTIINYSKTTQLEQIETVIAGVDAGTSTNAPDAAHIDADRCSTASSNYIDSPETETYEVELHKNVYGLGITVAGYVCEEEDLSGIFVKSIIEGSAAEVSERIQINDRIVAVDGRSLAGVTNHQAVEILRNTDIEVHLTLERFLRGRKYEHLQNALTELKGDTQSQSSLPASPSIATLSWLPPRSDADSVATEGGIVMLEFSDFPSRETVDSNMSYMLDRSDHSGISSAKRQKTPTTPTAKHIANGKATHINGSNDIDSDDHDSATLALQMQSTEWQAPTISEPPVKQPNDGHKKSVSSVTATTAAAPATKTAVTVTTTLTVPAVAATTTITATTLAAKPAASTLAPPNVETLKLTWKSEFPESEIIVAEINKLSGLGISLEGTVDVECGIEKRPHHYIRSILEDGPVGRQGILKPGDELLQVNEYKLQGLKHTDVVKILKELPTHVKLICARGPTAPSVINTSQNPEAFETRSLLPGGHQSLQNLLTKAQSESSLYTSSTATLTDQQRSKSLENVSGLALWSSDVTTIEIEKSEQGFGFSILDYQDPMDAEGTVIVIRGLIRGGAAEATNEIFPGDRLVSVGEHTLHGLDLDEAVAILKGMPVGKTKLGICRPLSTSDSNIASPAEEADSPST from the coding sequence ATGGTCTTAAGTACAGAATGGTCTCAGGTGGAAGTTATCGATCTGATAAATGATGGTAATGGCTTGGGCTTCATATTGGTCGGTGGACGCAGCACTGGTGTTGTAATAAAGGCGTTGACGCCGGGCGGCATTGCGGAACGTGATGGTCGTTTGCAATGTGGTGATCATTTGTTGCAAATTGGCGATGTGAACTTGCGTGGCTTCAGTTCCGAGCAAGTAGCAACGGTTCTTCGTCAGACTGGAGCTCAGGTTCGACTGATTGTTGCGAGGCCGGTGGAGCCGACAGCCATCGATTTACAAACGTTGGCCAGTCATGCGCCAATTATTCCAACTAAGCTCCTCTCCGACCCAGAAGAACTGTCACGACATCTCTTTCAAAATCCCAGTTTTGCTACTAGTGCTACAGGCGTTGGAGTTGGCGGCGGCAGCGGCATGGGCGGCAGCTGCTTCCTGCCAACGCCGGACACTGAACTAGCCGATTTGCCACTGCCACCCATACCAACTGATTTACCATTATCTGCAACCGCAGCGGCGCGCGCATGTCCCAAGGACTTGGACATCGTACCATTCTCGATTGTATCACCGTCACCGCCACCCCTTTTGTCTCTACCATCCCCGCCAACCACAATAGCAACGACACTCGGCACAACGGATACATTGAGCTCACTACACCAGCAGCAATTTGACATCACCACCACCAATACAACCAACACCATCATAAATTACTCAAAAACCACTCAATTGGAACAAATTGAGACTGTGATAGCTGGCGTAGATGCCGGCACCTCAACGAATGCACCGGATGCAGCGCATATTGATGCCGATCGCTGCTCCACGGCGTCATCGAATTACATCGATTCACCCGAAACAGAAACGTATGAGGTAGAGTTGCATAAGAATGTCTACGGTCTTGGGATAACTGTAGCCGGCTATGTTTGTGAAGAAGAGGACCTTTCGggtatatttgtgaaaagtatCATAGAAGGCAGTGCCGCAGAGGTGAGTGAGCGCATTCAAATCAACGATCGTATCGTTGCTGTAGACGGCCGTTCACTTGCGGGCGTTACCAACCACCAAGCGGTGGAGATACTCCGGAATACTGACATCGAAGTCCATTTGACACTGGAACGCTTCTTGCGTGGACGCAAGTATGAACATTTGCAAAATGCACTCACGGAATTGAAAGGAGACACGCAATCACAAAGTTCACTGCCTGCATCACCTTCGATAGCAACACTTTCTTGGCTGCCACCACGTTCCGATGCCGATTCTGTGGCCACTGAAGGCGGTATTGTTATGCTGGAGTTTTCTGACTTCCCATCACGCGAAACTGTTGACTCTAATATGTCATACATGCTCGATCGCAGCGATCATAGCGGCATTAGCAGTGCCAAGCGGCAAAAGACGCCAACAACGCCTACGGCGAAACACATAGCCAACGGCAAAGCAACGCATATCAATGGAAGCAATGACATTGATAGTGATGATCACGACTCAGCAACGCTGGCGCTTCAAATGCAGTCGACAGAATGGCAGGCGCCTACAATATCGGAGCCACCAGTAAAACAGCCAAATGATGGTCATAAGAAATCTGTAAGCTCCGTGACTGCAACAACTGCAGCGGCACCGGCAACAAAAACGGCGGTGACGGTGACAACAACATTAACAGTGCCTGCGGTGGCAGCAACCACAACGATAACGGCAACAACGTTAGCCGCCAAGCCCGCCGCTTCAACCTTAGCCCCGCCCAATGTGGAGACGCTGAAGCTGACCTGGAAAAGTGAGTTTCCTGAAAGTGAAATTATTGTAGccgaaataaataaactttcaGGTCTAGGAATCAGCCTGGAGGGCACCGTGGATGTTGAATGCGGCATTGAAAAGCGTCCACATCATTATATACGCTCTATCCTGGAAGATGGGCCTGTGGGGCGACAAGGCATACTCAAACCGGGTGACGAGCTACTGCAAGTGAACGAATATAAATTGCAAGGCCTTAAGCATACTGACGTAGTTAAGATACTGAAAGAACTGCCAACACACGTGAAGCTGATATGTGCGCGAGGTCCCACCGCACCATCCGTAATAAACACATCGCAAAATCCAGAGGCTTTCGAAACGCGCTCTCTACTACCAGGTGGCCATCAGAGCCTGCAAAATCTGCTGACCAAAGCACAATCGGAGAGTTCCCTATACACATCAAGCACTGCCACGCTGACCGACCAGCAACGTTCCAAATCATTGGAGAATGTTTCGGGTTTGGCGCTTTGGAGCAGCGACGTCACTACCATCGAAATCGAGAAATCCGAACAAGGTTTCGGTTTCTCTATACTTGACTACCAAGATCCGATGGATGCCGAAGGTACTGTAATTGTGATACGAGGTCTTATACGTGGTGGCGCAGCAGAAGCGACCAACGAGATATTTCCCGGAGATCGATTGGTCAGCGTCGGCGAACACACACTGCACGGACTCGATTTGGACGAGGCAGTGGCGATACTCAAAGGCATGCCAGTGGGAAAAACCAAATTGGGCATTTGCAGACCACTCTCAACATCGGACAGCAATATAGCGTCGCCAGCGGAGGAGGCCGACTCGCCAAGCACATAG
- the LOC106614807 gene encoding patj homolog isoform X3 — MVLSTEWSQVEVIDLINDGNGLGFILVGGRSTGVVIKALTPGGIAERDGRLQCGDHLLQIGDVNLRGFSSEQVATVLRQTGAQVRLIVARPVEPTAIDLQTLASHAPIIPTKLLSDPEELSRHLFQNPSFATSATGVGVGGGSGMGGSCFLPTPDTELADLPLPPIPTDLPLSATAAARACPKDLDIVPFSIVSPSPPPLLSLPSPPTTIATTLGTTDTLSSLHQQQFDITTTNTTNTIINYSKTTQLEQIETVIAGVDAGTSTNAPDAAHIDADRCSTASSNYIDSPETETYEVELHKNVYGLGITVAGYVCEEEDLSGIFVKSIIEGSAAEVSERIQINDRIVAVDGRSLAGVTNHQAVEILRNTDIEVHLTLERFLRGRKYEHLQNALTELKGDTQSQSSLPASPSIATLSWLPPRSDADSVATEGGIVMLEFSDFPSRETVDSNMSYMLDRSDHSGISSAKRQKTPTTPTAKHIANGKATHINGSNDIDSDDHDSATLALQMQSTEWQAPTISEPPVKQPNDGHKKSVSSVTATTAAAPATKTAVTVTTTLTVPAVAATTTITATTLAAKPAASTLAPPNVETLKLTWKRISLEGTVDVECGIEKRPHHYIRSILEDGPVGRQGILKPGDELLQVNEYKLQGLKHTDVVKILKELPTHVKLICARGPTAPSVINTSQNPEAFETRSLLPGGHQSLQNLLTKAQSESSLYTSSTATLTDQQRSKSLENVSGLALWSSDVTTIEIEKSEQGFGFSILDYQDPMDAEGTVIVIRGLIRGGAAEATNEIFPGDRLVSVGEHTLHGLDLDEAVAILKGMPVGKTKLGICRPLSTSDSNIASPAEEADSPST, encoded by the exons ATGGTCTTAAGTACAGAATGGTCTCAGGTGGAAGTTATCGATCTGATAAATGATGGTAATGGCTTGGGCTTCATATTGGTCGGTGGACGCAGCACTGGTGTTGTAATAAAGGCGTTGACGCCGGGCGGCATTGCGGAACGTGATGGTCGTTTGCAATGTGGTGATCATTTGTTGCAAATTGGCGATGTGAACTTGCGTGGCTTCAGTTCCGAGCAAGTAGCAACGGTTCTTCGTCAGACTGGAGCTCAGGTTCGACTGATTGTTGCGAGGCCGGTGGAGCCGACAGCCATCGATTTACAAACGTTGGCCAGTCATGCGCCAATTATTCCAACTAAGCTCCTCTCCGACCCAGAAGAACTGTCACGACATCTCTTTCAAAATCCCAGTTTTGCTACTAGTGCTACAGGCGTTGGAGTTGGCGGCGGCAGCGGCATGGGCGGCAGCTGCTTCCTGCCAACGCCGGACACTGAACTAGCCGATTTGCCACTGCCACCCATACCAACTGATTTACCATTATCTGCAACCGCAGCGGCGCGCGCATGTCCCAAGGACTTGGACATCGTACCATTCTCGATTGTATCACCGTCACCGCCACCCCTTTTGTCTCTACCATCCCCGCCAACCACAATAGCAACGACACTCGGCACAACGGATACATTGAGCTCACTACACCAGCAGCAATTTGACATCACCACCACCAATACAACCAACACCATCATAAATTACTCAAAAACCACTCAATTGGAACAAATTGAGACTGTGATAGCTGGCGTAGATGCCGGCACCTCAACGAATGCACCGGATGCAGCGCATATTGATGCCGATCGCTGCTCCACGGCGTCATCGAATTACATCGATTCACCCGAAACAGAAACGTATGAGGTAGAGTTGCATAAGAATGTCTACGGTCTTGGGATAACTGTAGCCGGCTATGTTTGTGAAGAAGAGGACCTTTCGggtatatttgtgaaaagtatCATAGAAGGCAGTGCCGCAGAGGTGAGTGAGCGCATTCAAATCAACGATCGTATCGTTGCTGTAGACGGCCGTTCACTTGCGGGCGTTACCAACCACCAAGCGGTGGAGATACTCCGGAATACTGACATCGAAGTCCATTTGACACTGGAACGCTTCTTGCGTGGACGCAAGTATGAACATTTGCAAAATGCACTCACGGAATTGAAAGGAGACACGCAATCACAAAGTTCACTGCCTGCATCACCTTCGATAGCAACACTTTCTTGGCTGCCACCACGTTCCGATGCCGATTCTGTGGCCACTGAAGGCGGTATTGTTATGCTGGAGTTTTCTGACTTCCCATCACGCGAAACTGTTGACTCTAATATGTCATACATGCTCGATCGCAGCGATCATAGCGGCATTAGCAGTGCCAAGCGGCAAAAGACGCCAACAACGCCTACGGCGAAACACATAGCCAACGGCAAAGCAACGCATATCAATGGAAGCAATGACATTGATAGTGATGATCACGACTCAGCAACGCTGGCGCTTCAAATGCAGTCGACAGAATGGCAGGCGCCTACAATATCGGAGCCACCAGTAAAACAGCCAAATGATGGTCATAAGAAATCTGTAAGCTCCGTGACTGCAACAACTGCAGCGGCACCGGCAACAAAAACGGCGGTGACGGTGACAACAACATTAACAGTGCCTGCGGTGGCAGCAACCACAACGATAACGGCAACAACGTTAGCCGCCAAGCCCGCCGCTTCAACCTTAGCCCCGCCCAATGTGGAGACGCTGAAGCTGACCTGGAAAA GAATCAGCCTGGAGGGCACCGTGGATGTTGAATGCGGCATTGAAAAGCGTCCACATCATTATATACGCTCTATCCTGGAAGATGGGCCTGTGGGGCGACAAGGCATACTCAAACCGGGTGACGAGCTACTGCAAGTGAACGAATATAAATTGCAAGGCCTTAAGCATACTGACGTAGTTAAGATACTGAAAGAACTGCCAACACACGTGAAGCTGATATGTGCGCGAGGTCCCACCGCACCATCCGTAATAAACACATCGCAAAATCCAGAGGCTTTCGAAACGCGCTCTCTACTACCAGGTGGCCATCAGAGCCTGCAAAATCTGCTGACCAAAGCACAATCGGAGAGTTCCCTATACACATCAAGCACTGCCACGCTGACCGACCAGCAACGTTCCAAATCATTGGAGAATGTTTCGGGTTTGGCGCTTTGGAGCAGCGACGTCACTACCATCGAAATCGAGAAATCCGAACAAGGTTTCGGTTTCTCTATACTTGACTACCAAGATCCGATGGATGCCGAAGGTACTGTAATTGTGATACGAGGTCTTATACGTGGTGGCGCAGCAGAAGCGACCAACGAGATATTTCCCGGAGATCGATTGGTCAGCGTCGGCGAACACACACTGCACGGACTCGATTTGGACGAGGCAGTGGCGATACTCAAAGGCATGCCAGTGGGAAAAACCAAATTGGGCATTTGCAGACCACTCTCAACATCGGACAGCAATATAGCGTCGCCAGCGGAGGAGGCCGACTCGCCAAGCACATAG
- the WRNexo gene encoding 3'-5' exonuclease, producing MIRQRRKRSTEENAIVPPKDKENTDQDDNPPKRRSARLTRNTRSMAEDDIVIPEKIEIKRKLPFINYKGAIKYYTEGHEIAEASDLIFQWVEKQVHIELVPMAFDMEWPFSFQTGPGKSAVIQICVEEHCCYIFQLTNLKRLPAALVALLKHPKVRLHGVNIKNDFRKLARDFPEVNADHLIEKCVDLGVWCNQVCQTGGRWSLDRLANYVVEKTVDKNKKVRMSKWHVIPLDENQLLYAAIDVYIGQVIYRELEKREQIKLKNEVEFKEQNGEAAFKAIKALGETFLNKAEEIANSDSGKQVAKIIE from the exons ATGATAAGACAGCGTAGAAAAAGAAGTACAGAAGAG AACGCGATAGTTCCACCAAAGGACAAAGAAAATACTGACCAGGATGACAATCCACCAAAGCGGCGTAGTGCACGCTTGACGCGTAACACACGCTCAATGGCTGAAGACGACATTGTAATCCcggaaaaaatagaaattaagcGTAAATTACCATTTATAAATTACAAGGGCGCTATTAAATACTACACAGAAGGACATGAAATAGCTGAAGCATCAGACCTAATATT TCAGTGGGTAGAAAAGCAAGTACACATTGAATTGGTGCCGATGGCGTTTGACATGGAATGGCCATTTTCTTTTCAAACTGGACCGGGCAAATCTGCCGTTATACAAATATGTGTCGAGGAGCACTGCTGTTACATATTTCAATTGACCAATTTGAAACGCCTGCCTGCTGCTCTGGTAGCACTGTTAAAGCATCCAAAAGTTCGACTCCATGgtgtaaacataaaaaa tGATTTTCGCAAGCTGGCTCGTGATTTCCCCGAAGTAAATGCAGATCATCTTATTGAAAAGTGTGTAGACTTGGGTGTTTGGTGTAACCAAGTGTGTCAAACTGGTGGGCGATGGAGCTTAGACCGCTTAGCTAATTATgtt GTAGAGAAAACtgtagacaaaaacaaaaaagttcgtATGAGTAAATGGCATGTTATACCACTTGATGAAAATCAACTTCTGTATGCAGCTATCGATGTCTAC ATTGGGCAAGTTATTTATCGTGAATTGGAGAAACGTGAACAGATAAAACTCAAAAACGAAGTGGAATTCAAAGAGCAAAATGGCGAAGCAGCATTCAAAGCTATTAAGGCGTTGGGTGAAACCTTTTTAAATAAGGCTGAAGAGATTGCCAATTCTGATTCAGGAAAGCAAGTAGCTAAAATAATAGAATAG